One window from the genome of Enterobacteriaceae bacterium Kacie_13 encodes:
- the minC gene encoding septum site-determining protein MinC, with translation MSQSPIELKGSSFTLSVVHLHSSQPEVIYQALQEKVEQAPAFLKNAPVVINVASLSGEANWKDIQQAVASAGFRVVGISGCKDEKQKRALSRTGLPLLSEGRAQRIAAEPPVPVVPDNAPAKTRIVSTPVRSGQQIYARNSDLIVTSSVSAGAELIADGNIHIYGMMRGRALAGAAGDANCQIFCTHLGAELVSIAGQYWLSDQIPADYLGQAARLSLINNVLTIQPLN, from the coding sequence ATGTCACAATCGCCAATAGAACTAAAAGGCAGCAGTTTTACCTTATCGGTTGTTCATTTACACAGTTCACAACCTGAGGTTATTTATCAGGCATTACAGGAAAAAGTGGAGCAAGCGCCCGCCTTTTTGAAAAATGCCCCTGTTGTTATCAACGTTGCCTCACTGAGTGGTGAAGCAAACTGGAAAGACATTCAACAGGCTGTCGCTTCTGCAGGCTTTCGCGTTGTTGGCATCAGTGGTTGCAAAGACGAAAAGCAAAAACGCGCACTTTCCCGCACCGGTCTACCGCTGCTGAGTGAAGGCCGTGCACAGCGTATCGCCGCCGAGCCGCCTGTTCCTGTCGTGCCCGACAATGCCCCGGCCAAAACCCGCATTGTCAGTACGCCGGTCAGATCCGGACAACAAATTTATGCCCGTAACAGCGACCTCATTGTGACGAGCAGCGTCAGCGCAGGTGCGGAACTGATTGCCGATGGCAACATCCACATCTACGGCATGATGCGAGGAAGAGCGCTGGCCGGTGCCGCCGGTGATGCGAATTGTCAGATTTTTTGCACACACCTCGGCGCAGAGCTAGTCTCTATCGCAGGGCAATACTGGTTGAGTGACCAAATCCCGGCCGATTATCTCGGTCAGGCCGCGCGCCTCAGCCTGATAAATAACGTGTTAACCATACAACCTTTAAACTAA